The sequence TCGATTCCGTCCCTTGCCACCAGCTTTATTGAACTCTTTAATGTGCCCTTCGGGGCATATTTTTTTTGGATTGAACTTGCTGTAAAGTAGCTGCTATAATGTGACCGTTGCAGGAGGTGAAAGATGGAGAAGCTCGAAAGACAACGTTTCATTATTGAAGTCTTGAAACGTTCAACCAGTCCCGTAAAGGGACAGGCTCTCTCTCTAGAGACCGGCGTCAGCAGACAGATGATTGTGAAGGACATTGGAGAACTGAGACAAAGAGAATTCAACATATCGTCGACTGCAAGAGGGTACGTTCTCAATGGAAAAAAGAGTTGCAAAATGGTCGTTTCGGTGAAACACTCAGAAAAGGAAATTTATAGAGAGCTTTCGGAGATAATTAGAGCAGGTGGACGCGTTATCGATGTAAGCATAATTCATGCCGTATATGGGGAACTGAAAGGGAAATTGAACCTGTCGAACATGGACGATCTTAACAGATTCATCGCAGCTTTGAAAGCATCTCATGCGGTACCACTTCTTAGCCTTTCGAAGGACGGTGTTCATCTTCACACAATAGAGGCAGATACAGAAGAGACTCTTGGAAGAATAAGAGGCAAATTGGAAAGAAATGACTTTTTGGCTACCTGAAGGAGGCTCTCATGAACATTGACGAAGTAATTCAGAAGTATGTAACTTCTGCCAGAAGAACCAGGCTGCTTATCTTGACTTCACTTGAGTGGATGCTCGTGGCCGGTGGAGTAATGATCACTTCATTAACGCTTCCATCGATTATAGTTGATCTTACGGGCACTGCTGGAAATCAAGACATGATGGCCAGCTCAGTCTTTGCAGGAATGTTATTAGGCGCACTCTTTTCCGGTGCTATTTCCGATAGATTTGGAAGAAAATGGACAAACCTCTTTCTTCTA comes from Mesotoga infera and encodes:
- a CDS encoding transcription repressor NadR; this translates as MEKLERQRFIIEVLKRSTSPVKGQALSLETGVSRQMIVKDIGELRQREFNISSTARGYVLNGKKSCKMVVSVKHSEKEIYRELSEIIRAGGRVIDVSIIHAVYGELKGKLNLSNMDDLNRFIAALKASHAVPLLSLSKDGVHLHTIEADTEETLGRIRGKLERNDFLAT